The proteins below are encoded in one region of Primulina huaijiensis isolate GDHJ02 unplaced genomic scaffold, ASM1229523v2 scaffold38229, whole genome shotgun sequence:
- the LOC140968858 gene encoding receptor-like protein kinase THESEUS 1, with product MKMLNWVYVIVAVFAIGIFDSSKSFAAFSPADNYLIACGSSQNVTFLGQTYIPDSVQSWVYLQSQENSIAATSNSTAPFPIYQSARIFSSTTSYRFDIKQEGRHWIRLHFYPLPGQNLTSASITVVTEDFLLLHKFEFQNYNGSYLFKEYAINVTSNSLAITFVPSKNSVAFVNAIEVVSIPDHLIPDQAVAISPYGPFNGLSELALETIYRLNMGGPLITAQNDTLGRTWENDMKYLHVNSSAVNVSVNPSNIKYSASVGPEIAPNFVYATAETMGDANVIDVNFNITWVFLVDPNFSYFIRVHFCDIVSKYLNSIIFNLYINTDIAFRSLDLSSQAGNLDVPYYRDFVTNTSADSNTLTVSVGPDTTADVTNAIMNGLEILKISNEARSLNGLSSVETLHVLPPKKSKMGLIIVSVVGAVAALASLGLCYFCLVASRSKAAKLGNPWPTLPLIGNSLTVTKMSTSLQKSGTASCISLVSSNLGRIFAFQEITDSTDKFNESLLLGVGGFGRVYKGTLEDGTKVAVKRGNTRSEQGLAEFRTEIEMLSKLRHRHLVSLIGYCDERSEMILVYEYMANGPLRSHLYGTDLPPLSWKQRLEICIGAARGLHYLHTGANQSVIHRDVKTTNILLDENLVAKVADFGLSKTGPALDQTHVSTAVKGSFGYLDPEYFRRQQLTEKSDVYSFGVVLMEVLCARPALNPVLPRDQVNIAEWVMTWQKKGMLDQIMDKNLVGKVNLSSLKKFGETAKNCLAEHGVDRPSMGDVLWNLEYALQLDETSLTLMEPDDNSTNHIPSIPLTPKEPFDNSMSMNNSGTDDDAEDAATSAVFSQLVNPRGR from the coding sequence ATGAAAATGTTGAATTGGGTATATGTAATTGTAGCTGTATTTGCGATTGGAATCTTCGATAGTAGTAAGTCATTCGCCGCATTCTCTCCTGCTGATAACTACTTGATTGCCTGTGGATCTTCACAAAATGTGACATTCCTTGGCCAGACCTATATCCCTGATTCAGTTCAATCCTGGGTTTATTTGCAAAGCCAAGAGAATTCAATTGCTGCCACCTCGAACTCTACTGCTCCTTTTCCTATCTATCAGTCTGCCAGAATTTTTTCCAGCACCACATCCTATAGATTCGACATCAAACAAGAGGGCCGGCATTGGATTCGCCTTCATTTTTATCCACTTCCGGGCCAGAATTTGACTTCTGCTTCTATCACTGTTGTCACTGAGGATTTTTTGCTCTTGCACAAGTtcgaatttcaaaattataatggTTCTTACCTCTTCAAAGAGTACGCAATCAATGTCACTTCGAATAGCTTGGCAATTACTTTTGTTCCTTCGAAAAATTCTGTGGCTTTTGTCAATGCCATTGAAGTTGTATCCATACCTGACCACTTGATCCCTGATCAAGCAGTTGCTATATCGCCCTATGGTCCTTTTAATGGCCTTTCGGAGCTCGCTCTCGAAACCATTTATCGCTTGAATATGGGTGGTCCTCTGATCACTGCTCAGAATGACACTTTGGGAAGAACTTGGGAGAATGATATGAAGTATCTCCATGTAAACAGCTCTGCTGTGAATGTTTCTGTCAACCCTTCAAATATAAAGTATAGTGCTTCTGTTGGGCCTGAAATTGCTCCAAATTTTGTTTACGCTACTGCTGAAACCATGGGAGATGCAAATGTGATCGATGTGAACTTCAATATCACCTGGGTATTTCTAGTTGATCCGAATTTCTCGTATTTCATCAGGGTTCATTTCTGTGATATTGTGAGCAAATATTTAAACAGTATCATATTCAACCTGTATATCAACACTGATATAGCTTTCAGGAGTCTGGACCTATCTAGCCAAGCGGGAAACTTGGATGTGCCTTATTACAGAGATTTTGTCACGAACACCTCTGCTGATTCAAACACACTTACTGTCAGTGTTGGACCCGATACAACTGCTGATGTCACAAACGCCATCATGAATGGTCTTGAAATTTTGAAGATTAGCAATGAGGCCAGAAGCTTAAATGGACTTTCTTCCGTTGAAACTCTTCATGTATTGCCTCCCAAAAAGAGCAAAATGGGGCTAATAATAGTTTCTGTGGTTGGTGCTGTTGCTGCATTGGCATCTCTTGGATTATGTTACTTCTGCTTAGTGGCAAGCAGGTCAAAGGCGGCCAAACTAGGGAACCCATGGCCCACACTTCCCTTAATTGGAAACTCATTAACTGTAACAAAAATGTCTACCTCCTTACAGAAGAGTGGTACAGCAAGTTGCATCTCATTAGTTTCCTCCAACCTTGGCCGGATATTCGCTTTCCAAGAAATAACAGATTCAACTGATAAATTCAACGAAAGCTTGCTTCTTGGTGTTGGTGGCTTCGGTAGGGTGTATAAAGGAACATTAGAAGATGGAACTAAAGTAGCTGTCAAAAGGGGGAATACTAGATCGGAGCAAGGCCTTGCAGAATTTCGAACTGAGATTGAAATGTTGTCTAAGCTTCGCCACCGTCACCTTGTGTCTCTTATTGGCTACTGTGATGAAAGGTCAGAGATGATTCTGGTCTATGAATACATGGCAAATGGACCACTTCGAAGCCACCTTTACGGCACAGATCTCCCACCTCTTTCCTGGAAACAACGGCTTGAGATATGTATTGGTGCAGCGAGGGGGCTTCATTATCTTCATACGGGAGCAAATCAAAGTGTCATTCACCGTGATGTAAAAACAACCAATATACTCTTAGATGAAAATTTGGTTGCAAAGGTAGCTGATTTTGGTCTGTCTAAAACAGGACCAGCTCTTGATCAAACTCATGTGAGTACTGCTGTCAAAGGTAGCTTTGGCTATCTGGATCCTGAATACTTCAGACGTCAACAGCTCACTGAGAAATCTGACGTCTACTCTTTCGGGGTAGTTCTTATGGAGGTTCTTTGCGCAAGACCGGCTTTGAATCCTGTGCTTCCTAGAGATCAAGTGAATATCGCAGAGTGGGTGATGACATGGCAAAAGAAGGGAATGTTGGATCAAATTATGGATAAAAATCTTGTTGGGAAAGTTAATCTTTCTTCTCTGAAGAAATTCGGAGAGACAGCAAAGAATTGTCTGGCCGAGCATGGTGTTGATAGGCCTTCCATGGGCGATGTTTTGTGGAACTTGGAATATGCTCTTCAGCTGGATGAGACCTCATTGACACTCATGGAGCCAGATGACAACAGTACGAATCATATCCCTTCAATTCCGTTGACCCCTAAGGAGCCATTCGACAACAGCATGAGTATGAATAATTCTGGTACAGATGATGATGCAGAAGATGCGGCAACAAGTGCTGTTTTCTCTCAGCTTGTAAATCCCCGTGGCCGATGA
- the LOC140968887 gene encoding uncharacterized protein, translated as MVCFCFLVDQKRVMRRSKPVAGMCSRCRHGALVADMQTLTRFCYIPFYWKSWKAIVCCFCGSILKSYR; from the coding sequence ATGGTTTGTTTCTGTTTTCTGGTGGACCAGAAGAGGGTCATGCGGCGGAGCAAGCCGGTGGCGGGGATGTGTTCACGGTGCCGACACGGCGCCTTGGTGGCCGACATGCAAACCTTGACGAGGTTTTGTTACATCCCATTTTATTGGAAATCGTGGAAAGCCATCGTATGTTGTTTCTGCGGCTCCATTCTCAAATCCTATCGGTGA
- the LOC140968888 gene encoding uncharacterized protein — translation MGKTGRDWTQIYAIYGVDDWKTPLFLLIHAMGFSVLSVVFLLYFEPICLFLQHFFPGPASSRFAAGFTGSVTALSAVCLFFAAGNFFYSAVSLHWDMSQRIVSSVSDWSSVKHALDLGCGRGILLNTVAMQLKKCGSSGRVVGLNPARTQTRSSTVIPTRTLKTAGLEGVQEYVTCRPGDPRTLPFSDNYFDVVVSAAFVHRVGKEFGAKSAAAAAERMRVLCEAVRVLKPGGVGVVWDLVHVPEYVHRLNELKMEDIRVSDRVTAFMVNSHIVSFRKPRHHFVRSAEVRLDWRFNGLC, via the exons ATGGGGAAAACAGGCAGAGATTGGACGCAGATCTACGCGATCTACGGTGTGGATGACTGGAAGACCCCATTATTCCTTCTCATTCATGCCATGGGCTTCTCTGTTCTCTCAGTTGTGTTCCTCCTCTACTTCGAACCTATTTGCCTTTTCCTGCAACACTTTTTCCCGGGCCCTGCTTCGAGTCGCTTCGCCGCAGGTTTCACCGGCTCAGTCACAGCGCTCTCCGCCGTGTGCCTCTTCTTCGCCGCCGGTAACTTCTTCTACTCCGCCGTGTCCCTTCACTGGGACATGTCCCAGCGCATCGTGTCCTCTGTCTCTGATTGGTCCTCCGTCAAGCATGCACTTGACCTGGGTTGTGGCCGGGGCATCCTCCTGAACACAGTCGCTATGCAGCTCAAGAAATGCGGGTCCTCCGGTCGCGTTGTTGGGCTCAATCCGGCCCGGACCCAGACACGCAGCAGCACCGTCATTCCTACACGTACCTTGAAAACCGCTGGCCTCGAGGGCGTCCAAGAGTACGTCACTTGCAG GCCAGGTGACCCAAGGACGCTACCCTTTAGCGACAACTACTTCGATGTGGTGGTATCTGCTGCGTTCGTACACAGGGTGGGTAAAGAGTTTGGGGCCAAGTCTGCTGCGGCGGCGGCGGAACGAATGAGGGTGTTGTGTGAGGCGGTGAGGGTGCTGAAGCCTGGCGGCGTGGGTGTTGTGTGGGACTTGGTGCATGTGCCGGAGTACGTGCATCGGCTGAATGAGCTGAAGATGGAGGATATCCGGGTCTCGGATCGGGTCACCGCGTTTATGGTCAACAGCCATATCGTTTCGTTTCGGAAGCCACGTCATCATTTCGTGAGGTCTGCTGAAGTGAGATTAGATTGGAGATTCAACGGTCTTTGTTGA
- the LOC140968876 gene encoding uncharacterized protein, translated as MAAAAASIAPKSFLALRGPKQSNPFYNTPVKLSFFNTNHSRRSLHVVGSVAGEFDVIPVQSDDTVDQKSGAVFIGKEAEGTEVDLVVGGFGSDASGRLTVEGAIGFSTSASGAAGSDSVDGKSQLEMARLVDRTINASIVLVAGSFAIAKLLTIDHNYWHGWTLFEILRYAPEHNWNAYEAALETNPVLAKMFISGVVYSLGDWIAQCYEGKPLFEFDRSRMFRSGLVGFSLHGSLSHYYYHFCEALFPFDDWWVVPAKVAFDQTAWSAVWNSIYFILLGVLRRDSPANIFSEWKATFWPMLTAGWKLWPFAHLITYGVIPVEQRLLWVDTVELVWVTILSTYSNEKSETRTSEVTAETNPTSSMER; from the exons AtggccgccgccgccgcctccATCGCCCCAAAATCCTTCTTAGCTCTTCGTGGACCCAAACAGAGCAACCCTTTCTACAACACTCCCGTCAAACTTAGTTTCTTCAACACAAATCATAGTCGTCGTTCCTTACATGTTGTGGGCTCGGTGGCCGGTGAGTTTGACGTCATTCCCGTCCAGAGTGATGACACAGTGGATCAAAAAAGCGGCGCCGTATTCATAGGAAAAGAAGCGGAAGGGACGGAGGTGGATCTGGTTGTCGGAGGTTTTGGCAGTGATGCTTCTGGAAGGCTGACTGTCGAGGGAGCTATTGGCTTCTCAACCTCTGCTTCTGGTGCAGCTGGCTCGGACTCGGTCGATGGGAAAAGCCAGCTGGAAATGGCGAGACTTGTTGATAGGACCATTAATGCTTCGATTGTGTTGGTTGCTGGATCTTTTGCCATCGCCAAGCTACTTACCATCGATCATAATTATTGGCAT GGATGGACCCTTTTCGAAATATTGAGATATGCACCCGAACACAACTGGAATGCGTATGAGGCTGCTCTTGAAACAAATCCTGTCTTGGCGAAAATGTTTATCAGTGGAGTTGTTTATTCCTTGGGGGATTGGATTGCACAG TGTTATGAAGGGAAACCTCTGTTTGAATTTGACCGTTCACGTATGTTCAGATCTGGCCTAGTTGGTTTTTCACTTCACGGTTCCCTTTCGCACTATTACTATCATTTCTGTGAG GCTTTATTTCCTTTTGATGATTGGTGGGTTGTTCCTGCTAAAGTTGCTTTTGATCAAACAGCTTGGTCTGCTGTTTGGAACAGCATTTACTTCATTCTTTTAGGGGTCTTACGGCGTGACTCCCCTGCCAATATCTTTTCTGAGTGGAAAGCTACTTTCTGGCCAATGTTAACA GCTGGTTGGAAGCTATGGCCTTTTGCTCATCTGATCACCTATGGCGTGATTCCTGTCGAACAAAGGCTTCTATGGGTTGACACAGTGGAACTTGTTTGGGTCACCATATTATCTAC TTACTCCAACGAGaaatctgaaacaagaacttctGAAGTTACCGCTGAGACAAATCCAACGTCATCGATGGAAAGATGA
- the LOC140968861 gene encoding NAC transcription factor 56-like, translating into MESTDSSTGSQQPQLPPGFRFHPTDEELVVHYLKNKAASVPLPVAIIAEVDLYKFDPWELPAKATFGEQEWYFFSPRDRKYPNGARPNRAATSGYWKATGTDKPVLTAGGTQKVGVKKALVFYGGKPPKGMKTNWIMHEYRLTGNKPSNTKPPGYDVASKKGSLRLDDWVLCRIYKKNTAQRPIDQDRDDINDMLGSIPPSISMPVGQQKLQGLFKPTNYASFLENDQQKLYEGASFNDSINSHLCSSGSKPASQFPNWVPAAGAPNLLPSKSTLTNLYWNDEEGNTNSPPTKRFIAENCDGSLGRSTDETTNSIATILSQLPQTPSLQQQQQAMLGNLGDGVFRPAQQAYQVSGMNWYS; encoded by the exons atggAAAGCACCGATTCCTCCACCGGTTCACAGCAGCCTCAGCTGCCGCCGGGCTTCAGATTCCATCCCACCGATGAAGAACTTGTGGTGCACTACCTCAAGAACAAGGCCGCCTCCGTCCCGTTGCCAGTTGCGATTATAGCCGAAGTTGATCTTTATAAATTCGATCCTTGGGAACTTCCAG CAAAGGCAACATTTGGGGAGCAAGAGTGGTATTTTTTCAGTCCCAGGGACAGGAAATATCCCAACGGGGCACGGCCGAATCGGGCGGCCACTTCTGGCTATTGGAAGGCAACTGGGACAGATAAACCGGTGCTGACTGCCGGAGGAACTCAAAAGGTTGGCGTAAAAAAGGCGCTGGTTTTCTATGGAGGGAAGCCACCTAAGGGAATGAAAACTAATTGGATCATGCATGAATACAGGCTCACTGGTAATAAACCCTCCAACACAAAGCCCCCAGGCTACGACGTAGCCAGCAAGAAGGGATCTTTAAgg CTTGATGATTGGGTCTTGTGTCGAATTTATAAAAAGAACACCGCCCAAAGGCCAATAGATCAAGACCGAGACGATATAAACGACATGCTTGGATCAATCCCTCCAAGTATCTCAATGCCTGTTGGACAGCAGAAGCTACAAGGACTGTTCAAGCCCACAAATTATGCATCATTTCTTGAAAACGATCAGCAAAAATTATACGAAGGGGCATCGTTCAACGATTCTATCAACTCTCATTTATGTTCATCAGGTTCAAAGCCAGCATCACAGTTTCCTAATTGGGTACCAGCTGCTGGAGCCCCAAACCTTCTCCCTTCAAAGAGTACACTTACAAATTTATACTGGAACGACGAAGAAGGGAACACGAACTCCCCTCCCACGAAGCGATTTATAGCTGAAAATTGTGATGGAAGCCTCGGAAGATCAACTGATGAAACAACGAACTCTATAGCTACCATTCTTAGCCAGCTGCCGCAAACCCCTTCACTACAGCAGCAGCAACAGGCAATGCTAGGGAATCTTGGAGATGGAGTTTTTCGACCAGCGCAGCAGGCATATCAAGTTTCTGGCATGAATTGGTACTCTTAG
- the LOC140968856 gene encoding NAC domain-containing protein JA2L-like, producing MGLQETDPLSQLTLPPGFRFYPTDEELLVQYLCRKVAGHQFSLQIIGDIDLYKFDPWDLPSKAVFGEKEWYFFSPRDRKYPNGSRPNRVAGSGYWKATGTDKIITTQGRKVGIKKALVFYIGKAPKGTKTNWIMHEYRLSESPRKSGTSRLDDWVLCRIYKKNSSGQKPAISGVQSKEYSRGSSSSCSSQYDEVLESLPVIDDRFLSLPSMNPMSNFPHEDQKLNLQQLGSGNFDWATLAGLTSLTEIVPAEQVGPTQNQQMNANGGNDIYAPSLPQIGSSFVEDEVESRIRSQRILDNSRFFPGNPSPFTPSFSNGFDPFRVRPPTHGSGFGFSR from the exons ATGGGACTCCAAGAAACCGACCCGCTTTCACAGCTGACGTTGCCTCCCGGATTCCGGTTCTACCCGACTGATGAAGAGCTTTTGGTGCAGTACCTTTGCAGAAAAGTTGCAGGCCATCAATTCTCTCTGCAGATAATCGGTGATATCGATTTGTATAAATTTGATCCATGGGATCTACCAA GCAAAGCTGTATTTGGGGAAAAAGAATGGTATTTTTTCAGTCCAAGAGACAGAAAGTATCCGAATGGATCGCGGCCAAATAGAGTTGCAGGCTCTGGATACTGGAAAGCCACCGGGACTGATAAGATCATCACAACACAAGGAAGAAAAGTCGGCATAAAAAAAGCTCTTGTTTTTTACATTGGAAAGGCACCTAAAGGGACAAAAACCAATTGGATTATGCATGAGTACAGGCTTTCTGAATCTCCAAGAAAGAGCGGCACCTCTAGG CTGGATGATTGGGTCCTGTGCCGAATTTACAAAAAGAATTCAAGTGGGCAGAAACCCGCCATCTCTGGAGTCCAGAGCAAGGAGTATAGTCGCGGTTCTTCTTCGTCTTGTTCATCTCAGTATGACGAAGTTTTGGAGTCCTTGCCGGTCATCGATGACCGTTTCTTGTCTCTGCCAAGCATGAATCCCATGAGCAACTTTCCGCATGAAGATCAGAAGCTGAATCTGCAGCAATTGGGCTCCGGGAATTTCGATTGGGCCACTTTAGCTGGGCTTACCTCGTTGACCGAAATCGTTCCAGCCGAGCAAGTTGGTCCGACCCAGAATCAACAGATGAACGCAAATGGAGGAAATGACATTTACGCCCCTTCCTTGCCTCAAATTGGGAGTAGTTTTGTCGAAGACGAAGTAGAGAGCCGGATCCGATCTCAACGCATATTGGACAATTCCAGATTTTTCCCTGGAAACCCGAGTCCGTTCACTCCGAGCTTTTCCAACGGGTTTGATCCGTTCCGAGTTCGTCCCCCGACCCACGGCAGTGGATTCGGGTTTTCCCgatga